A region of the Cannabis sativa cultivar Pink pepper isolate KNU-18-1 chromosome 3, ASM2916894v1, whole genome shotgun sequence genome:
GACGATTAAtccaaagaaaaaaataaaggaaacaatGTGTAAGGGTAGTGATTATGGAGACTCCAACGTTTTGACCAAGAGATAGACTAATAGGTTTATTGGCATATATCGTTATGTTTGATTATATAGTTTATTCtgtattgaaaaaataaaataaaatagtgttCCAATAAACAGAATTTAGTAGGTTTATTGAAATATATAATGGTAGGttatatgaaatgaaatgaatAGTTTGTTCcaatatacaaaaagaaaaataaaaatttatttcaatatgccaaaataaactaatagatttaTTAGCATATACGATGATAGGGTATACGAAAAGGCAACTATATAAACAAAagaatgaaaatttattttaatatgctaaaataaactaataaatttaGTTGGCATATATGAGTACAGATATATATGCCAAATAAACTTATGAGCAAGATATTtaatcatattcaaatctttgagAAATCATATATTGTTATCCAAGTTTACTTGTAAGACATGTTACAGTCATGTACTTTGTATAGAACTAGATTTGATGTCTCGACTTagaaaaatagattaattagtttgttattttataggcACGCATTAATGTGTTTGAATTAAAAATGAATTGTTGTTCCAATATACGAAAAATAGACTAATAGCTAGGTTTATTGGCGTATATAGCTATGTTTGATTACATAGTTTACGtgaattgaaataaaataaaatattgttccAACGACAATAGAAACTAGTAGGTTTATTGACATATATAATGGTAGGCtatataaaatgaaataaattattgttccaatatacgaaaaaaaaataaaaatttattttaatatgccaaaataaactaatagatttaTTAGCATATACGATGATAGACTAATGCGAAAAGGCTACTATgtaaaccaaaaaaataaaaatttattttaatatgcaaaaataaactaataagtttatttGGCATATATGAGTATAGGTATATATACCAAATAAATTTATGAGCAAGACATTTCAtcatattaaaatttttgaCAAGTGCGTATATTGTTATCCAGGTTTACTATGTAAGATATGTTACAGTCATGTACTTTGTATACAACTAGATTTGATGTCtcgattggaaaaaaaaaaagactaactAGTTGTTATTTTATAGGCCCACATTGTGTTTGAAACAAAAAATGAATATTGTTGTTCTAATATACGAAAAATAGACTAATAGGTTTATTGGcatatattattatgtttgattatagtttACTCTGTATTGAAAAAAATCTTATCCCAACAAATAGAAACTAGTAAGTTTattgaaatataatataaaatgaaatattgaattgttgttttaatatacggaaagaaaaataaaattttgtttcaatataccaaattaaaataatagatttaTAAGCATATACGATGGTAGGCTATACAAAAATGCTACTATGTAAACAAAGaatgaaaatttatttcaatatgccaaaataaactaataagtttataaGCATACACGATGATAGATTATACGAAAAGGCTACTATGTAAACAAAGAATGAAAATTTGTTTCAATAAtgtcaaaataaactaataagtttatttGACATATATGACTATAGGCGTATATGCTAAATAAACTTATGAGCAAGACATTTCATGTGTGTACTTTGTATACAACCAGATTTGATGTGTCAACCTAAAAAAACAGActaattagtttattattttataggcATACATTGTGtttgaaacaaaaaataaattgttgttcCAATATACACGAAAAATAGACTAATAGGTTTCTTGGCTTATATCATTATGTTTGATTTTATAGTTTACTctgtattgaaaaaaaaataaaatgttgttCCAACAAACAATAACTAGTAGGTTTATTAACATATATAATGGTACTATATGAAATTAAATGAAGTGTTGTTCtaatatacaaaaagaaaaatgaacttTGTTTTaatatgccaaaataaactaatgGTAGGTTATATGAAATGGTTATTTGAAATGTTGACTATAGGCtactctataaaaaaaaaatatatttttttttcaatatgtcGAAATAAACTAATAGGTTTATTAGCATATATGATGATAGGCTATATGAAAAGGCTATTGTTATGTAAATTCGAACCTTATAGTTTATTTTTGTCAGTTTATTATGGTAGTGATGTATGGTAGGCTATAGGATGGTAGGTTCATGTTTGAAGCTTTTAGTCGTGGGGTTATTATTTGAAGTGATAAGAAGAACGATAGAGATGAAGCATCGATGAAGATAATGAAGATTTTGTAATTATCGACCACAATGCGAAATGTAAAGTTGTATTTTGTTTCATATTTTTGATCACCTTGCTGTGTCGACTGTTCGGTTAATTTGTCGCTTCGTGGTCGAAGTTGTAATTTCTGGTTTACGATTGAAGCTTTTTATCGATTTTAATGGAGTTTTTCCGATGAAGTTTtggatcaatttttttaaagtgtTGATTGAATTGTTCTTTCATCCAGTATTGATTTTGTCTCAAATTTTTCAGGTATTGTCGGATTGTGGTACGATTTTAGTTATGAACTCATGATCGATCTTATGTTGTTTATGGATGAagcttttttttaatcattaatgGAGTTGTTTTGGTGGAAAATAGTTTTCGatgatttattattttacaagAAGTAAATTTATATGTTTTCATTTTGGTTGGTGTTTCATGCACTGATTTATTGTAATTAATGGAGAAGATAGTATGTTCTTGGTGAGAAGTGGCTGATTTGTGTTTTTGATTAcggtaagtaattttttttgatataCGGTATATATTGCTTACGTGTCACGGTATATAATTCTATTTAATTGATGGAAGTTATTAATGTTATTAAAATGTatattacgtatatatataaagatttccCTAAAATATTTTGGTCTCACACAGTGGTTGTACTCACTAAAAGAAATTTTTCTTGCTACAACTATTTCTCCTaatactgtaaaaaaaaaaaaaggttttatGTCAACATACAAAGAAAACATACTACCATTAGGTGATGTAACAATATGAAATATATTTGATATGAGATCAAAATATCATTGTACTCCTACCAAAATTCAAACTACCAGTTTATCGACCAAAGAAAAAGGGATACAAAAACCACTAGATTCAAAAATACAAGTAACTTTTTGGTATATCATAATCACATGAAAAACGCACATATATAACAGTCCTATGTAATTACaaacatatttttaaataataaaaaataaaaaaccctaaAGTATACTGTATCAAAATAACAACCGCTCAAATAAAAttctcaataataaaaaaaaatatatacaaaagattttacaaaaattacatcatataaaatgacatgtaTATTAGTGGCAAACAAAATTATGTCAATCATCAAAtatatgattaataaaataaatcggATGCAAAAAATTATAGTATACTATACAATATACAaccttataatatataaaaaaaaaaaaaaaaaagaaaaaaaccctACGGTATATAATATCATAAATACATTTGTACATACACcaataaaattctaaaaaaatgaaaaataaaccaTAAATTATAtagtatcaaaattacatttgaacaaattacaaaaaaaaaatcctaaaaagtGGGAAAACAATCTATTAAGTATACAAACTACAAAAAGAGGACGACAAAAAGAGCAGTCTGTCGTTAGTTGTGCTCTGAGGCAGTTAAGAAGTCCTTTAtggttttttccttttttcttgttTCTCGTATCTCAGTAACCGCTCCCTTCAATCCAAAAACTATCAAAATTTTCACCTGAACCATGAATCCTCTCACTGACAAAATGAAAGGCAAGATGACTattgttgaagaagaagaacctcCTCTAATCCTTGATGATGTAGAAGTTCAAAATGACAATTTGGATACAGTGTTAGTTGCAAGAGTTCTTACTACCAAATCTGTCTTTTTATCAACTTTCCAAAAGCAAATGAAAGACCATTGGAATGGTAGATTCCACACCACAATTACTGAAAAACCACCTGATTTGTTTGTGCTTTCATTCGGATGTGAAGGAGACAAACAAAGGGTTCTTCTGAAGGAGCCCTATCACTTTCAAAACCACCACATAGTGTTGTATACATCAAGTGTTCTGCAAAAGGTCACTTCTGATGATCTTATCTTTTCTCCTTTTTGGGTCCAATGTTATAGACTGCCTTTCCTAAGGAAGTCTAGAACATTAGCTAAAGCATTGGGAAACATTATTGGTGAATTTTTGGAGGTTCACGATGATTCTTTGGAAGAAGGATGGGGTCCTTTTCTTCAGTTCAGAGTCACACTCAATGTTACCAAACCATTGCTAAGAGGTCGAAACATACAACTAAAACAAACAAGGGATCAATTCTAGGTTGATTTTTGCTAAGAAAGACTGTCAGAATGGTGTATGGAGTGTGGAAGACTTGGACACCCGTTCCAGAAATGCATGATCTGGATGGAAAAGATTAATAATGGTATTGAACCTGAGTTACCTTATGGTCCTGAACTTAAGGGGGCTGCTCTGCCCTCTTCTGGACATGATAGGTGCAGAACGGATTTCTCTAAGGGAAATGCATGGCCCTTACTCACTCGCTTGGCTAGGAATTCAATTACATCTGCTGTCCCAGCCATTTCAAGGAGACCACCACCACACCCATGTCCTCTTCTACAGGGAGAAtcttctgaaaacaaacaaagagaaaataatttttctgcTCTTGTACAACCGCGGGTCTCGGCCATGGATTCTAATATAAATGTAACTACTACAATTACATCACCACTTTTGACTATGTACGATAAATCAGCAACAACTGCTATGTTGTCATCTTCATTTGTGAATACCACACCAACAACTACTGTGAAGTTCACACCAGCACTCTTAAATGGACTCATCAACAAACAATCTGGTGCAAATCCTAACATATTGGGTTCTTCTACGCATGTTATTCCAACAACAACACACATAGTTGAATCGGTTGATGTGGATGACCTCTTTGACATTTTTATACCTGATGTTGGCACTATTGCAACTTACCCTCCAAATCCCACATTGTCTTATGCGCCACCTCATGCACATTGCCTCAAGCCGTTGCAAATTTCAACAAATGCAGCAACTGATGCTGTTATTTGTTCATCTGTCAAGCATGCCGTGGACAAAGAAAATACATCCCCAAACCGACTCATCAAGAGGAAATCTGACAATATTTCTCTGAGGAAAACACTGAAGCGATGCAGGGGACCAACACAAGCTATGTTCTCTCCAACTTTATCTACTAGGGAGGATACTAACCAGACTGTTTTCGAACAAACAGAGGATCAGTCGGGTTTCATGGACAATTCAGCGGTGGCTGGTTCACAGCCCCGCTATCAGCCATGAAAATTGTTAGTTGGAATGCACGAGGGCTGGGGAACCCGAGCGCATTCCGTCATCTACGTTTGCTTGTTAAAGAGCAATCTCCTCATGTACTATTTATTATGGAAACTAAACTTATTTCTAATGTAATTTCTCGTTTTCGTCAAGCTTTACATTTCAATAATGGACTTGAAGTCCCTAGGGTAGGTCTAGGAGGGGGTTTACTCCTTCTTTGGAAGGATGATGTCAATGTAAcacttttgaattttaatactACTTTGTTCGACTGCTATTTGGCTTATGGTGATGGTCCTACTATGCATTTCACTGCCTTTTATGGTTCTCCCGAACAATCTAATCGATGTCACTCTTCGACAACTTTAAAGAGGCTTCGTGATGTTGCACCACTTTTACCATGGCTTGTGATTGGAGATTTTAATGAGATACTTTCAAATGCTAATAAGCAAGGGGGTGCTTAGCAAAATGAAGCGCAAAATGGAAGACTTTAGACAAGTTTTGGATTTTTGTTCCTTCTCTGAGCTACCTGTTCATGGTGATCCTTTCACTTGGTTCAAAAGTCCACATAAAGCAGACACAATCAAAGAAAGACTCGACTGGTGCTTTGTTAATGACAAATGGACAACAACATTTGAACCTTTGATCACTACTCACTTAGACTTCTTCAGATTAGACCATCGAGCTATTGCGGTTACTGTTCAAGCACTCAATTAGATTACTCAACAAGTGAAGAGGAAATCTCGGTTCATGTTTGAGAAAATGTGGCTTAAAGATGCTGAAGCTGCTGCCATTATAAAGCAAAACTGGACTTCCTCTCCATCAACAAGTGCTGCTGATCTTTTTCTAAATAACTTGGAAAAATGCTCCTCATCCCTTCAAACATGGCACACCAGGAAGTATGGGAATATGAAGCAAGAAATTAAAACAATGCAGCagaaaatttctgcattaaatcACAGTACCAAGCGATCAACTAAATCAATGGAGGAGCTCAAAAGTTCAGAAACTATTCTTGATGATTTATTAGCACAAGAAGAGACTTATTGGAAACAACGATCTCGAGTGGATCGGATGCAAAATGGAGACCAAAATACAAAGTTCTTTCATGCTCATGCTACATCCAGACGCAACAATAATGCTATTAAATCATTGAAAAACGGTGCTGGTGTAACAGAATATTCAAAGCAAGGAATGACAACAACAATTTCAGACTATTTTTCAGGAACTTTTCACAGCTCAGCCTATCGACTTCTCTGCACTCAATCACACCTTAAACACAATCCCCACTACTGTTACTACTGCTATGAATGATAATTTGACACAACCTTTCACACCAGCTGAGATAAATGCAGCCTTAAAATTGATGAGTCCAGACAAAAGCCCTAGTAGTGATGGTATGTCGGCAATGTTCTATCAAAACTATTGGGATATCGTTGGGTCTTCAGTAACTGATGTGGTATTGGGAATTCTTAACGATGGTCATGAAATGGATATGCTGAATAAATCCATTATCACccttatttcaaaaataagttCTCCAACTAGCATGGGTGATTGTAGGCCAATCAAATTGTGCAATGTAATTTACAAACTGATTTCAAAGGTGTTAGTTCTTCGTTCAAAGAGGTTCTTCCATTTGTCATCTCAGAGTCTCAGAGTGCTTTCTTATCTAACTGGCTAATCACAGACAACATCCTAGTAGCTTTTGAGTTAGTTCATTATTTAAAGCATAAAAATCAAGGGAAGAAAGGATACTCTTCTCTCAAATTAGATATGAGTAAGGCTTTTGATCGTGTGGAATGGGCATATCTAGCAGCTGTGATGGAAAAGATGGGATTTGCTAACACATGGATTTCTCTCATCATGAAATGCCTTTCATCAACaagtttttccttttctttaaaTGGAGAAATTGTTGGTAATGTCAAACTGGGGAGAGGTTTAAGGCAGGGGGATCCATTATCACCAtacttatttttgttttgttctgAAGGACTATCCCGCCTGTTGAATCATGAAGAAGACATTGGTAACCTTGCGGGTCTTCGTCTAACTAGACATGCACCATCTATCTCCCACCTCTTGTTTGTAGATGACAACCTCTTGTTCTGTCATGCTACCAAGAATTTGACTTTAGCTATTAAAAGGGTTCTTCAGACTTATCACAGAGCCTCAGGTCAACTGCTAAACACACAAAAATTAGTCATATCTTTCTCACCAAATACCGACCAAGCTATTCAAATGTTTTTCAATCAAACATTGAACATGCTTATTAGTGATTGCCATGAACGATATTTGGGCTTACCTGCTTACACGGGTAGAGACAAAAAAGAAATGTTCAGCAACATAAAGGAGCAAATATGGAAATTGCTCAATGCTTggaaagaaaaattattctcaATTGGGGGCAAAGAAGTGCTTTTGAAAGCAGTCGTTCAGTCCATACCAACATATGTGATGAGTTGTTTCAAACTTCCAAAGACGTTTTGCAACCAACTTGAGTCAATGATGGCTAACTTTTGGTGGGGATTAAACAAAAATGGCAACAAAATTCATTGGAAGAATTGATATCTACTATGCAAGTCAAAATTTGAAGGGGGTATGGGGTTTAGATCTTTTATCCATTTTAACCAAGCTCTTTTGGCAAAGCAAGCTTGGCGAATTTTAGAAATGCCAAACTCCTTACTAAGTAGATTACTCCAACACAaatatttttctcaatctaCTTTTTTGGAAGCCAATCTTGGTCATTCGATGTCTCTAACTTGGCAAGGAATTTGTTGGGGACGTGAGTTACTCATTAAAGGGCTCAGATATAAAATTGGGAATGGTTACCATGTCTGTGCTGCAACAAATCCGTGGATCCCTGCCATTTCAAACTTTTGCCCCATTAATTATGTTGGGCCAGCCACACTACCTGTGACCTATTTCATTACAGAGACAAGAGAATGGAACTTACCTTTGTTAAAGACTCATTTTGGAGACATAGATGTGGATAGAATCTTGACCATCCCTTTGAGTTTTTTTCCAACACAAGATAGGCTAATTTGGCATTATATAACTGTTGGAACCTACACGGTAAAGTCTGGCTTTCATCTAGCTTCGGATTTGAATGATAAGGAGATAGATTCTACATCTCACTCACATAAAGAATGGTGGAAGTTTTTTTGGAATCTCAAATTTCCCTCAAAGATTAAAATCTTTGCTTGGAGAGTGATTCATAATGCTATACCGGTGGCAACTGCTCTGTTTCATAAGAAGGTTCTAAATTCAGCAGCTTGTTCATTGTGTACACAAGCTTGGGAGTCAATTGGTCATGCCTTGTTTTGCTGTAGGCATGCTAAGGATGTTTGGAAACAATTTCGTTTCCCTATTGATTATGCAAAGGCACAACATTTGGTAAATGGTGATTATCTCTTCTATGTTACAAATCTGCTTAGCAAGGAAGAGTTTGAAATGTTGATATGCATTATGTGGGTGATATGGTTTGACcgtaataaaataatacatggAGATAGGAATAAGGATGCCACTGCTCTGGCTTTATATGCAACCAATTATATGAGCAATTTCATCAAAGCTAACAGTAATCAAGCTCCTACTACTACTCTATCTTCACCTACAGCTGCAACTCCTTCACATACTGCTGCAAGTTCCACAAATGTTGCTGCAACGAAGGCTCGTCCAACAGAGGGAGTTCCATGGAAGCCACAATTACTAAACAAACTGAAACTTAATGTCGATGCTGCAGTCAATACAGTCGACAAAATTCTTGGCATTGGAGCAATTATTAGAAATCATGACGGCCAGGTCGTTGTTGCTTTATCAAAGCCAGTTCAAGGATGCTTTAGATCAGACGAAATGGAGGCAAAAGCTCTATTTCATGCACTTAATTGGATCACTCAACTCTATTAACGAACAAAAAAGCTTCGTTCATAAACAACATAAcatcaatcatcaatcaatcattcaTAACCAAAATGGTTTCCCAAACTATCGACAAGATTTTCAAAATTGTTTTACTGTGATTATATATAAGATTAAAGTCACTAATTGAAATCATTCTCACCAACAAAAAATCTTCGGTTACAATCGCCACAAGATCGATCATGAGTTCAGTACCGAAATTGTTCCTCAAACTACCAAAAATACCTAAAAATTAAAGACAAAATTGTTGCTAGATAAAGCAACCACTCAATCGacactttaaaaaaattgatccaAAAATTGCTCTGTTCTGCTgtatgatttttattatttttttttttatttttcttgtgtttcaaaagtaattttttgtttacatataatattgataataaactaattagttacttttatgtaaaaaaaatattgttgttattactattccatattttctaataatatactataaACAATATCAATCAACTAACATTTGCAATATAATCAGCTTCTTCATCacgaatttattttttttaattttcctgCATTTTCAAAAGAAACAATTTGGTTACTTATACTGccgataaaaaattatttgttacttttacagaaaaaaattatatttatatcatataattttagaTACAATTTGATGacctttaaaatttatttataaacatcTTATAATcaaatagttattttttaagttatattattgtatataatttaaaatatattcggGTAATTTTATTGAGTTGTCATGTATTATAATAAGCTACCAGTTTTATGTACTATTtgttttatatacatttttgtTACTTTgaaactaatatatttttttttagattatgtTACATTATTtgtgtaaaaatatttttacgttactttaatattttccttttataACAATATTTATGTTATAATAAGTTACAATAAACGAAAAAAAAACCTCACATaactaataaactaataaaatttgtaaataaACTATTAagttacaataaaataatagaaaaaaccCACATAACTTATTAGTAAAATTTATGAATATTTAAATTGCTAATTAGTTATTTAGTATACTTTATAGtaatattcaaataaaattatttaatatacattaacgccttcttttttcttctcattagagttatttcacaaaaacttGCCATGATACGGAAGAAGGGAGGAACAAGCACATTTGGAGAGCGCTGTACAACGGAGAGTCGTATGCTACGTTCAAGAAGGATGAATCGCTCCAGAAAAGAAATCTATTGATTGTCTCTCAATTGATTGGACCATAGGTGCGATAATTTACTAGTcaaacatattttttattatatacgtattctaaattttaaaaataaacttgactttttaactaaataaaaattgtaGAATGGTAACTAATCAGTATATAATACCAATAGAAAACTAATAAATTacttttacataaataaatattatttttatatcttaTAATTTAAGATGTTTACAAAGCATAATTGTAAACATCTTAATAACTAAatagttattttaaagttatattatggtgtcttattatttaaaatatatttggataaccttaaagtttattttcaaaattaatgagttgtcatataatataatagtattttaaaaatatttagcaCCAACAATTAACTATATAGTTTCCTATTATAAACAACTTAATAAATACTTGATTAACTTTACACTGcaggttgagaaaaaaaatctaaatttatacAAAGTGTATGATTATACAAATACAAACTTGTACATTGTAAACATAGAGAACAAACCATGCAGTTGTAAAAGTTCAgctgtaataaaatattttgctcTCACACAGTGGTTGTACTCACCAAAAGAAACTTTTCTTGCTACAACTATTTCTCCTAATACTgtataaaaatagtttttatttcAACATACAAAGACAACATACTACCACTAGGTGATGTAACattgtaaaatatatttgatATGAGATCAAAATATCATTGTACttctaccaaaatttaaaataccaGTTTATTGACCAAAGAAAAGGGGATACAAAAAGCACTAGATTCAAATATATAAGTAACTTTTTGGTATATCATAATCATAGGAAAAATGCACATATATAACAGTCCTTTGTAATTACaaacatatttattaaaaaataaaaaataaaaaaaccctaaaGTATACtgtatcaaaataacaacaactcaaataaaattcccaataataaaaaaaaatatccaaaagattttacaaaaattacatcatataaaatga
Encoded here:
- the LOC115710690 gene encoding uncharacterized protein LOC115710690 — its product is MNPLTDKMKGKMTIVEEEEPPLILDDVEVQNDNLDTVLVARVLTTKSVFLSTFQKQMKDHWNGRFHTTITEKPPDLFVLSFGCEGDKQRVLLKEPYHFQNHHIVLYTSSVLQKVTSDDLIFSPFWVQCYRLPFLRKSRTLAKALGNIIGEFLEVHDDSLEEGWGPFLQFRVTLNVTKPLLRGRNIQLKQTRDQF